From Pelosinus fermentans DSM 17108, the proteins below share one genomic window:
- a CDS encoding TerD family protein, producing MGINLSKGERINLSKEAPSLKKVGVGLGWDTNSTDTGVDFDLDASVFMLGANGKIPSEKSFIFYNNLTSPDGAVKHTGDNLTGEGDGDDETILVELAKVDSGINELVFVVTVHEAEKRRQNFGQVRNAFIRLYDQDTNKEVAKYELDEDFSKETAIEFGKLYKKDGQWRFQAVGQGYNSGLQGFVDKYFEG from the coding sequence ATGGGTATCAATTTAAGTAAAGGTGAAAGAATCAATTTGTCTAAAGAAGCACCTAGTTTGAAAAAAGTTGGTGTAGGTTTGGGTTGGGATACAAACAGCACGGATACGGGAGTTGATTTTGATTTAGATGCTTCTGTCTTCATGTTGGGGGCAAATGGGAAAATACCAAGTGAAAAAAGCTTTATCTTTTATAACAACCTAACTTCTCCTGATGGTGCAGTTAAGCATACTGGCGATAATCTTACGGGTGAAGGCGATGGAGATGACGAAACTATCCTTGTAGAACTGGCCAAAGTGGATAGTGGGATTAATGAATTGGTGTTCGTTGTTACCGTTCACGAAGCAGAAAAGAGAAGACAGAATTTTGGTCAGGTACGTAATGCTTTTATTCGTCTTTATGATCAAGATACGAATAAAGAAGTTGCAAAATATGAACTGGATGAAGATTTCTCTAAAGAAACTGCCATTGAGTTTGGCAAGTTATACAAAAAAGATGGACAATGGAGATTTCAAGCTGTAGGCCAAGGGTACAATTCTGGTTTGCAAGGATTTGTTGATAAGTATTTTGAAGGTTAA
- a CDS encoding TIGR00266 family protein, which yields MDYEILYPGAFPLLKVQLRQGDFLKAESDAMVSMSTSIDVEGKMEGGFLGGIGRMLAGEKFFFQTLTARRGSGEVTLAPSIPGDIIDVDLDGSYSLVVQKDGFLAGSTGIEVSSKMQNLMQGMFSGEGFFTLKVSGKGTVFLNSYGAIHAINLEAGEERIIDNNHLVAWPDYMDYKIEKATSGWISSFTSGEMLVCRFKGPGVVLIQTRNPKAFGEWAKSLIPAK from the coding sequence GTGGATTACGAGATTTTATATCCGGGTGCTTTTCCATTATTAAAAGTTCAATTAAGGCAGGGCGATTTTTTAAAAGCAGAATCGGATGCTATGGTGTCGATGTCCACAAGTATTGATGTGGAAGGTAAAATGGAAGGCGGGTTTTTAGGTGGTATTGGGCGGATGCTGGCAGGAGAAAAGTTTTTCTTTCAGACTCTTACCGCTCGGCGTGGTTCTGGTGAAGTGACCTTAGCTCCATCCATACCTGGTGATATTATCGATGTCGATTTAGATGGCAGTTATAGTTTGGTTGTGCAAAAAGATGGCTTTCTGGCTGGTTCTACGGGAATTGAAGTCTCCAGTAAAATGCAGAATTTAATGCAGGGGATGTTCTCGGGAGAGGGCTTTTTCACGCTGAAAGTGAGCGGTAAAGGAACGGTATTTTTAAACTCCTATGGAGCGATTCATGCCATTAATCTGGAAGCGGGAGAAGAACGGATTATTGATAATAATCATCTGGTTGCCTGGCCGGATTATATGGATTACAAAATTGAAAAGGCAACATCCGGTTGGATATCTAGTTTTACATCGGGAGAAATGCTGGTCTGCCGTTTTAAAGGGCCGGGGGTAGTGTTGATTCAGACGCGAAATCCGAAAGCTTTTGGTGAGTGGGCAAAAAGCCTGATTCCTGCCAAGTAA
- a CDS encoding TerC family protein — protein MIEFITGIAGSYSHFFNMTEFLGVIYNPVNWAIIGSLIVLEGLLSADNALVLAIMVKHLPKEQQKKALFYGILGAYLFRFIAIGVGTYLIKIWWIKAAGALYLLWMAIQFFMKKNKEDDETAVPEAPHGFWRTVLAVEIMDIAFSIDSVLAAFGVSDQVWVLYLGGIFGVMMMRGVAQIFLTLIERYPELETTAYLIIGIIGAKMMASVFNYHVSQVVFFSTLIAIFLGTFAVHHLRKRTS, from the coding sequence ATGATTGAATTTATTACAGGAATTGCAGGGAGCTATTCCCATTTTTTTAATATGACGGAGTTTCTCGGGGTTATTTATAATCCGGTGAACTGGGCTATTATTGGCAGCCTGATTGTATTGGAAGGGCTTTTATCAGCGGATAATGCTCTAGTACTGGCAATTATGGTAAAGCATTTGCCGAAAGAGCAGCAAAAAAAGGCATTGTTTTATGGTATTCTAGGTGCATACCTCTTTCGTTTCATTGCCATTGGGGTGGGAACCTATTTAATTAAGATCTGGTGGATAAAGGCCGCTGGTGCTTTATATCTACTGTGGATGGCGATTCAGTTCTTTATGAAAAAGAATAAAGAAGATGATGAAACAGCAGTTCCCGAAGCGCCCCATGGTTTTTGGCGTACGGTATTAGCCGTTGAGATCATGGATATTGCTTTTAGTATTGACAGTGTATTGGCCGCTTTTGGGGTTAGTGATCAGGTATGGGTATTGTACCTGGGGGGGATCTTCGGGGTCATGATGATGCGAGGGGTGGCGCAGATTTTCTTGACACTGATTGAACGTTATCCTGAACTGGAAACTACAGCGTATCTTATAATTGGTATTATTGGTGCGAAAATGATGGCATCGGTTTTTAATTATCATGTCAGCCAAGTTGTGTTTTTCTCTACGTTGATTGCTATATTCCTTGGTACTTTTGCGGTCCATCATTTACGTAAACGTACTTCATAA
- a CDS encoding HpcH/HpaI aldolase/citrate lyase family protein — MIRVDDQSLLEYALGATLYMPATRKTIAQDVISGKLKGLMSMVLCLEDAIGDNEVSEAESMMKQQMQQLALFVSQGSITAADIPLIFVRIRDVEQMWRVTHLLGRDAALLTGFVFPKFTAKNGVLYFEALDKINKCQTKPIYGMPILESPEIMYMESRQNSLLEVKQLLDSYRELVLNVRIGATDFSGLFGLRRSPDMTIYDISVIRSCIDNIINVFTRLDSGYVVSGPVWEFYSSERVLKPLLRQGPFTDNLGQAGEKMRDALLDRYMDGLLHEIVLDKANGLIGKTIIHPSHIKPVQALCVVTHEEYMDACSILAESHGNIGVVSSAYGNKMNEIKPHTRWAQKIMTKSKIYGVFHEQHNFTSLLT; from the coding sequence TTGATAAGGGTAGATGATCAGTCTTTGCTAGAGTACGCTTTGGGTGCAACCTTGTATATGCCTGCTACTCGCAAAACCATTGCACAAGATGTAATTAGCGGCAAGTTAAAAGGTTTAATGTCCATGGTTCTGTGTCTGGAAGATGCGATTGGTGACAATGAGGTATCAGAGGCAGAGAGTATGATGAAGCAGCAGATGCAGCAGCTCGCTTTATTCGTCAGCCAAGGCAGTATCACGGCAGCTGATATTCCACTTATTTTTGTGCGAATACGGGATGTAGAACAAATGTGGCGAGTGACTCATTTGTTAGGGCGGGATGCAGCCTTATTAACAGGTTTTGTTTTTCCAAAGTTTACAGCAAAGAATGGCGTTCTTTATTTTGAGGCTCTTGATAAGATTAATAAATGCCAGACGAAGCCTATTTATGGGATGCCTATTTTGGAGTCACCAGAGATTATGTATATGGAGAGCAGGCAAAACAGCCTGCTTGAAGTGAAACAATTGCTGGATTCTTATCGCGAGCTAGTACTGAATGTACGTATTGGTGCAACGGATTTCTCCGGGCTATTTGGTTTAAGGCGCAGTCCCGATATGACGATTTATGATATTTCCGTAATTCGCAGCTGTATTGACAATATTATTAATGTCTTTACTCGATTAGATAGTGGTTATGTGGTATCAGGTCCTGTTTGGGAGTTTTATTCCAGTGAACGTGTTTTAAAGCCTTTATTGCGCCAGGGACCTTTTACGGATAATTTGGGACAAGCAGGGGAAAAGATGCGGGATGCACTTTTAGATCGTTACATGGATGGTTTACTGCATGAGATTGTTTTAGACAAAGCCAATGGATTAATCGGTAAGACAATTATTCATCCAAGTCATATCAAACCTGTACAGGCCTTATGTGTTGTTACCCATGAAGAGTATATGGATGCATGCAGCATCCTGGCGGAATCTCATGGGAATATAGGAGTTGTTTCTAGTGCCTATGGGAATAAAATGAATGAAATCAAGCCTCATACGCGCTGGGCGCAAAAAATAATGACAAAATCAAAAATATATGGGGTGTTTCATGAGCAACATAACTTTACCAGCTTGCTTACCTAA